The Echinicola rosea genome has a segment encoding these proteins:
- a CDS encoding TlpA family protein disulfide reductase, translating into MKKTTFTCFLALLCLFGSKLYAQVASPPATVEPENTPAPVVVYFEVRQKDAYRMDSLVVRLDDSQIGGQAQKNLIKLRSGNFFEGVFPGSEGIAHIVTENIKRPAYLSLGTEKSPFLNQYVVFPGDSIKVQLDTYRNQVVFSGPSAPLFRCQRELHLLMAERSFATDIRMGFNSPENLETYLSKEGKRKQFIQSQKQFGSHTHVYVRKEQDLAILESTFSDGYEDRILEVITRYQGILPADRLHIIKANYLGRLRFSRLKTFNNAIAYALRSDDPEHRKVLAAFFKEHDKADIIDDIPEQAIISSPSYQQYLITRARSYAYLHGTSIFAQIRDMPNGTVKDHLAARYICEEFDQLEKGDLKTKEALTFINSPRPKEALEALLSSLGQGQVLQGAVFTGLDGKPMDLSTLKGKVLLLDFWYTGCKACINFFSSRISKIEEHFKDNPTFQMVSISADKDRTRWIRSIESGRYTSHNALNLYTGGKGFQHSFLENMDISAFPRLILVAKDGTIRQAGGLKQPLEDMIKLIEEALPNKNNPDTLTLQ; encoded by the coding sequence ATGAAAAAAACAACGTTCACATGCTTCCTGGCATTGCTGTGCCTTTTTGGAAGTAAGCTATATGCCCAAGTTGCTTCACCTCCTGCCACGGTGGAGCCGGAAAATACTCCGGCTCCCGTGGTGGTGTATTTTGAGGTGAGACAGAAAGATGCCTACCGCATGGACTCCCTTGTGGTCAGGTTGGATGACAGCCAAATTGGCGGCCAAGCCCAAAAGAACCTTATAAAGTTAAGAAGCGGCAATTTCTTCGAGGGGGTATTCCCCGGCAGTGAGGGCATTGCCCATATTGTCACTGAAAACATCAAGCGTCCAGCTTACCTTTCTTTGGGAACAGAAAAAAGTCCTTTCCTGAACCAATATGTAGTATTTCCGGGGGACAGTATCAAGGTCCAGCTGGACACTTACCGGAACCAAGTGGTCTTTTCAGGACCCTCTGCCCCACTCTTCCGCTGCCAGCGAGAGCTTCACCTGCTGATGGCGGAGCGGAGCTTTGCTACTGATATCCGTATGGGGTTCAACAGCCCCGAAAACTTGGAAACCTATCTTTCGAAGGAGGGTAAGCGAAAGCAGTTTATACAATCCCAAAAGCAGTTCGGAAGTCATACCCATGTCTATGTCCGCAAGGAGCAAGACCTCGCCATATTGGAAAGCACGTTCAGTGACGGCTATGAAGACAGGATTCTGGAGGTCATTACGCGCTATCAGGGAATATTGCCGGCTGACAGACTGCATATCATCAAGGCCAACTACCTGGGAAGATTACGCTTCTCCCGTCTCAAGACCTTTAATAATGCCATCGCCTACGCCCTCCGCTCAGATGACCCAGAGCACCGAAAAGTACTTGCAGCATTCTTTAAGGAGCATGACAAGGCGGATATCATCGATGATATACCGGAACAGGCCATCATCAGTTCTCCCAGTTATCAGCAGTACCTGATTACCAGGGCAAGATCCTATGCCTACCTGCATGGCACTTCCATCTTTGCCCAGATCAGGGACATGCCGAATGGCACGGTAAAGGACCATCTGGCGGCCCGGTACATCTGTGAAGAATTTGACCAACTGGAAAAGGGTGACCTAAAAACAAAAGAAGCCTTAACCTTTATCAACAGCCCCAGACCTAAAGAGGCATTGGAAGCATTACTTTCCTCCCTTGGGCAGGGACAGGTTTTGCAGGGAGCGGTATTTACCGGATTGGATGGCAAACCAATGGACCTCTCCACCTTGAAAGGCAAGGTATTGCTGTTGGACTTTTGGTACACCGGCTGCAAGGCCTGCATCAATTTCTTCTCCAGCAGGATTTCCAAAATAGAGGAACACTTTAAGGACAATCCTACTTTCCAGATGGTCTCCATCTCTGCCGATAAAGACCGTACAAGGTGGATCCGAAGCATTGAAAGCGGGAGGTACACCTCCCACAATGCCCTCAACCTCTATACCGGTGGAAAGGGTTTTCAGCATTCCTTTCTGGAAAACATGGACATCAGCGCATTTCCCCGTTTGATCCTGGTCGCAAAAGACGGAACCATCCGTCAGGCAGGCGGACTCAAACAACCCTTGGAAGACATGATCAAGCTGATCGAGGAGGCCCTACCCAATAAAAACAATCCAGACACCTTAACCCTACAATAA
- a CDS encoding SusC/RagA family TonB-linked outer membrane protein encodes MTKPLHTYRCILLTAMLFLHFSGTAIAQDTHPLYGTVIAQDTGKGLPGATVLLEGTNQGTVTDEDGQFSLAVKKGSHRITVTYLGYEKISLEVAVPLESPLQVSLISNGLDMEGVEVLSTGYASLPKERATGSFAQVDQKLLNRRVSTNLLDRLEDVTSGLRFNREGPGESISIRGRNTLFANTDPLIVIDNFPYDGPLESINPNDVESITVLRDAAAASIWGARAGNGVIVITTKNGQFDSSTKVRFNSNVTVKEQNDPFYLPKMSPAEVVDMEQLLFDQGYYESAETRSSHPALSPAVETLIAERDGLINQEEAAQRLASYRQYDVRNDLAKYYYQNPVDQQYSLQVSGGSKGHRYMVTSGYDRNAENVAGNDNERITLGMKNSWKGIDNKFTAALDVYYSRSKRSTGTAVPEPYAYERMADEAGSPLPVIHGYSSRYIESIQDAGLLDWRFIPLDEIGLLQQKNTSSDYRINAQVGYELAKGLRASLLYQYWKNDAVSSDLSTMDTYITRNNINRYTQVAEDGSLSYPIPMGSIYDRTSGTGQSQNGRVQLDYNRKWNGIHHVVALGGFEIKDRKFDGHSSRYYGYDDEFGTSEPVDYVNRYTNYVTGGTLRIPSGEGHSGTTDRFVSYYANASYTYADRYTFTASARKDASNLFGVETNQRGVPLWSVGGSWTISNEEFFHSGFLPYLKLRTTMGYNGNIDKTLTAFTTATMLSGAYNSLSGLPYAQISSPPNPSLRWEKIQVWNLGLDFATKEDRISGTLEYYIKNGRDLIGDIPRPSSSGFTEFRGNFAATRTHGIDLQLSSMNLNGQLSWQTDWLFSTVKEEVVEYSEEATARNYMAYYGTYPFEGRPLYGVYSYSWAGLDPDTGAARGYLDGEPSTDYAAILAEASPEGITYHGPSRPSVFGALRNTFGYKGISLSFNISYRMGYYYKRGSVQYDDILSGLQGHGDFTQRWQQPGDELHTDIPALPSSKNRNRDHFYWHSEALVERGDHIRLQDIRLAYMMDKNNIPGLPFSRMEIYTYANNLGILWKAAKDDPLDPDFRTSKPLGSISLGIRVDL; translated from the coding sequence ATGACAAAACCTTTACACACATACCGCTGTATATTATTGACAGCCATGCTCTTTCTTCACTTTTCCGGAACGGCGATAGCACAGGATACCCATCCGCTTTACGGAACGGTTATCGCCCAAGATACCGGGAAAGGCCTCCCCGGTGCCACTGTACTTTTGGAAGGTACCAATCAGGGAACTGTAACTGATGAGGATGGCCAATTTAGCCTTGCCGTGAAAAAAGGATCCCACCGGATTACCGTCACTTATCTAGGTTATGAAAAAATAAGTTTAGAAGTAGCCGTTCCCCTTGAAAGTCCTTTACAGGTATCCTTGATCTCCAATGGACTTGATATGGAAGGAGTGGAAGTGCTCTCCACCGGCTACGCCTCCCTCCCCAAGGAGCGGGCCACGGGATCTTTTGCCCAAGTGGACCAAAAGCTGTTGAACAGAAGGGTATCCACCAACCTATTGGACAGGCTGGAAGATGTCACCTCAGGACTGCGCTTCAACCGGGAAGGCCCGGGTGAATCCATCAGCATCAGGGGAAGGAACACCCTCTTTGCCAATACCGATCCCCTGATCGTTATTGACAATTTCCCCTATGACGGACCACTCGAAAGTATCAACCCAAACGATGTGGAAAGCATCACCGTGCTCCGAGATGCGGCGGCGGCTTCCATCTGGGGAGCGAGAGCAGGAAATGGCGTCATTGTGATCACTACGAAAAACGGACAGTTTGACTCCAGTACCAAGGTCCGCTTTAACTCCAATGTAACGGTAAAGGAGCAAAATGATCCCTTCTACCTTCCCAAAATGTCGCCCGCAGAGGTGGTTGACATGGAGCAGCTCCTTTTCGATCAGGGCTATTATGAATCCGCGGAAACCCGGAGCAGCCATCCGGCACTGTCCCCTGCAGTGGAAACCCTTATTGCCGAAAGGGACGGGTTGATCAACCAAGAAGAGGCGGCGCAAAGACTGGCCTCATACAGACAATACGATGTAAGGAATGACCTGGCCAAGTATTATTACCAAAATCCTGTCGATCAGCAATATTCCTTACAAGTTTCCGGAGGCTCAAAGGGACACCGCTATATGGTTACATCTGGTTATGATCGGAATGCAGAAAATGTAGCGGGAAATGATAATGAGCGGATAACCTTGGGGATGAAAAATTCCTGGAAAGGCATTGACAATAAGTTTACCGCTGCTTTGGATGTCTATTATAGCAGGAGCAAACGGTCTACGGGCACAGCAGTTCCTGAGCCTTATGCCTACGAACGGATGGCCGATGAAGCAGGAAGTCCCTTACCTGTCATCCACGGGTACAGCAGCCGCTATATCGAGAGCATACAGGATGCGGGCCTTTTGGATTGGAGGTTTATCCCATTGGACGAAATAGGCCTGCTACAGCAAAAAAACACTTCTTCCGATTACCGGATCAATGCCCAAGTGGGTTATGAACTGGCAAAAGGCCTGCGGGCATCCCTTCTCTACCAATATTGGAAAAATGATGCGGTAAGCTCCGACCTTAGCACCATGGACACCTATATAACCCGCAACAATATCAACCGCTATACCCAGGTGGCCGAGGATGGCAGTCTCTCCTACCCCATTCCTATGGGCAGCATTTATGACAGGACCTCTGGTACGGGACAAAGCCAAAACGGGAGGGTCCAACTGGACTACAACCGGAAATGGAACGGGATACACCATGTCGTGGCCCTTGGAGGATTTGAAATCAAGGACAGGAAGTTTGATGGACACAGCAGCCGGTACTATGGCTATGATGATGAGTTCGGCACCAGTGAACCGGTGGATTACGTCAACCGCTATACCAATTATGTCACGGGTGGAACCTTGCGCATTCCTTCAGGTGAAGGCCACTCCGGCACCACAGACCGTTTTGTCTCCTATTATGCCAATGCTTCCTATACTTATGCTGACCGCTACACCTTCACGGCCAGTGCCCGCAAGGACGCCTCCAACCTGTTCGGAGTAGAAACCAACCAACGAGGGGTACCCTTATGGTCTGTGGGAGGATCCTGGACCATCAGCAATGAAGAATTCTTCCATAGCGGTTTCCTTCCTTATCTGAAACTCCGGACCACCATGGGCTATAACGGCAATATTGACAAGACCCTTACCGCCTTTACCACGGCCACCATGCTTTCGGGGGCCTACAATTCACTTTCCGGTCTTCCCTATGCCCAGATCAGCAGTCCCCCTAACCCTTCGCTCCGGTGGGAAAAAATACAGGTCTGGAACCTGGGGCTTGACTTTGCCACCAAGGAGGACAGGATCTCCGGCACATTGGAGTATTATATCAAAAATGGCCGTGACCTGATCGGTGACATTCCCCGTCCCTCTTCGAGCGGCTTTACCGAATTCCGGGGCAACTTTGCCGCCACCAGGACGCACGGTATTGACCTGCAGCTCAGTTCAATGAACCTAAATGGCCAACTTTCTTGGCAAACGGATTGGCTTTTCAGCACCGTCAAAGAAGAAGTGGTCGAATACAGCGAGGAGGCCACGGCAAGAAACTATATGGCCTATTACGGAACCTATCCTTTTGAGGGAAGGCCACTGTATGGGGTCTATAGTTATTCCTGGGCCGGATTGGATCCTGATACGGGAGCAGCAAGGGGCTATCTGGACGGGGAACCCAGTACGGATTATGCAGCCATCCTCGCTGAAGCCTCTCCCGAGGGCATTACCTATCATGGTCCTTCCAGACCAAGTGTATTCGGGGCTCTCAGGAACACGTTTGGCTATAAAGGGATTTCCTTGTCCTTCAATATCAGCTACCGAATGGGCTACTATTACAAAAGGGGCTCGGTACAGTATGATGATATTCTTTCCGGCCTACAGGGACACGGGGATTTTACCCAAAGATGGCAGCAGCCCGGGGACGAGTTGCACACCGACATTCCCGCACTTCCATCCAGCAAGAACCGTAACAGGGATCATTTCTATTGGCATTCGGAAGCCTTGGTGGAACGGGGCGACCATATCCGCTTACAGGATATCCGTTTGGCCTATATGATGGATAAAAACAATATTCCGGGCCTGCCCTTCAGTCGAATGGAGATATATACTTACGCCAATAACCTGGGCATCCTCTGGAAAGCCGCCAAAGACGATCCCCTGGACCCTGATTTCAGGACTTCCAAACCTCTGGGGAGTATTTCCCTGGGGATCCGTGTTGATTTGTGA